Genomic window (Paenibacillus sp. 37):
CAGCCAAATCGCGTAGATTGCCAGTACGATCGCAATGATGATTGCCGTATAATATACGGAAGTGACATCCTTTTGTTTAAGTGCAATGGCGATATAAGCCCATGTGAATACCAGTGGATATACACTGTCCCGATAACGGAAACTAACGAGTACAGCCAGCACCATACCCACAATCAGCATAATGATCGTCCAGGTTGGTTCGCTGAGACCAAAACCATCCCAGCCGATTTTATATAACAGCACAGCTGTATTGACGATCGTTGCCACGCTAACCCATCCCAGATAGATGCTGAAGGGCAGCTTCACAAGCCAGATCTCAGCAGTGGTCGGAACGGTAATGGTACGTGTTTTTACATACAACACGATCAGAGACAACAGTAGGAGTACAATAATCAGTAAAGCGAGACCGGTCTGCAAGTTTTGAAAAGCAAAAATCCAGGCT
Coding sequences:
- a CDS encoding tryptophan-rich sensory protein, with product MSRNNPYKWLNAIGFIAVIIVNYLSNALPIGGKTNKEVSDMYPVLLTPSGYAFAIWGLIYLLLAGFVIYQFVPASWKRDSITRLGYWFLASCAFNVAWIFAFQNLQTGLALLIIVLLLLSLIVLYVKTRTITVPTTAEIWLVKLPFSIYLGWVSVATIVNTAVLLYKIGWDGFGLSEPTWTIIMLIVGMVLAVLVSFRYRDSVYPLVFTWAYIAIALKQKDVTSVYYTAIIIAIVLAIYAIWLFFARNQDRD